In Oryza sativa Japonica Group chromosome 1, ASM3414082v1, the genomic stretch aaaagcgtgcacgtGAAAAACTGGGGAAATAAGTTATTAAAGAGGGGAAAATAACACAGCCTTAGCAGAGCAAGCAACTCTGAACGatcgagccgagagagagagataatgAACGATCCGCCccgttttcttttatttattgaaGGACAGATTGATATACAAGCTAAGCGATCCACGTACAAATAATAAGCACTAAACTGACAACTAAAGCAGAGCTCTAAATGTTGATTgctaagctagctagtagcATGATCAAACTAACGATCAGCTAGCAGCTAGCGCTTATTATCGACggacagatcgatcgatcgatcacaccCGTAGCCGTAGGTTAATTACTTGTGTTCGTCGGGTGTGCAACTGGGACCTGGCTCGCCTCTGAACCAATCATGGCAGACGTAGCGAGGaggctccgacgacgacgacgacgactccagCTGCTGGCAATCCTTgcacgcggcggcgcacgactCCACCTCGTCGGCGCACCGGCAGATCGGCGGGAGAGACCTGCTGCAGATGTCCATGTCGCAGCAATCTCCCCACGGCCTCGGCGTGCAGAAGGGGCCCGGGTCGGCGCCCCAGTAGACGTCGCCGCAGATGAGCCGGCCCGGCGACGCCTCCTGGTCCTGGCACACCTCGCACTGGGCGGCGCACTGGCTGGGCTCCAGCTCGTCGTTGCACCGCCAGAACGGCGGGAAGATGCTCGCCGGCTGCTCCTCGATGTCGTCGCAGCACTTCCACGGCCTCTTCTCCGTCGGCATCTTCGGCGACTTTGCTCCGTCGCTGGGGAGGCGTATGGTATTGGTGTCGTCGTTCGCCGTGccgtgggcggcgacggcgacggtgaggccgccgaggaggaagaagaaaaggatgGAAGAAGTAGCCATATTGCCGCTATTCATCTTCTCGTCGATGCGTGGGTTAATTGGTGTTGGGGATGTGCAGCGTTATTTATGGGCCAAAAAGTGTGCTAAAGCTAATAACACAATCACAAAGCTGACTTTAATTTACAAAAGATGATTAGCTAGcctacttgaaaaaaaaatcgcgaACGTATAAAAGAATTGCATGTCAATATATTTTAGAAGAAAAGAGTTTTAGTTACACAACGTAATCAGCCAGACCTGCTTATACCAGTggaagggagaaaaagaaaaataaaaaagctgAAGGTTAGAAAACGACAACGTGAGACTGAAGAGAAGGGGCTGAGCCACGCTACACTTCCAACAAATCCCAAAAACGACAACGCTAGCTAAATACCATAGATGGCCCTCCGAGTGGATAGACTCTAGAACCACTGAAACTGAAGAAAACGCAGAGTCGAAAAACCtagttgaaaaataaattataacaaAATTTTGCTGAATTCAAACATATTTCACCAAAATTAAAACTTGTCCTAGATAATCCAAATGAGAATTGCCAAAATAATTGGAAaataaacaacaataaaaattgAACAAATTttatagaattaaaaaaatataaaataaaaggaaattaAAGCATGAACAAATATTTGCATCGGGACGAATTTGGTTAATACGGCCCATGTAAGCAACGAGCTTTGAAGTCCATGTGAAACTAAACTTCCCGGAATAAGTTTACTTAAGTTCTCTCAAGTTGTCGCCGAGTTCTCTTTTGACAACAAAGTTAGGGATTTCATGTGAACTTCTTCTAAACTTCCCTGAACTGGCCCACACACCTTGCCCCAGTTGCCCTCGGCCCATCCAGATCTGCGTGTGCGCAGCCCAGCTCAAATTTGATCGCTAATTGTGAGTTTGTGACCTTCGTTTCGGTTGGGTTGACTGATGCGCCTATGGTTTTGACCTTTCTGGCTTGGACGGAGGTGCCGTTTATCTCTACCAATCTACCATCATACGTAGTATTATGTTCTAGATGAACTCCACCGGTCAAATTAAgggttttttaagataatgaggGATTTTATTAGTCAATAAAAACATCCGGACTCTGTCCTGACTAGGGATGCAtgcaacccaaaaaaaaaaaatacaggatGGATGGGGATTAATTTGTGATACGATCGGGTGAAAATATGGTTGTTCTCTCACTGTTTATCAAGCTTCAATTCTACATTTATTGTTCATAATATTGATTGATGCGTGTGAAACATGAACAAGCTTCCGCATGCTTTTATACTGAGTAGCTAGAGATCACTCATTATTCAACTTATTATTTACGATGACAGCGCAACATGGCAAcatttattcatttattttgCTCTTGGTCACTGGCTAGACCATCGTTCACACGAGACAACACACAATTTAAACACGTAATTAAGCTAAGCGAGTTGCAGCAAAACACTCTCAAGCTATAGCAGAGCTCTGAATATGGAGCTAGCTAGCAACACTGAATGATCGAACGAACGATCAGCTAGCTGCTAGCTAGGGCGAGTTTTATTGACGGacacagatcgatcgatcgatcatacaTATCGATCTGCAGCTAGTTCTCGCACGAGTGTTTGCACTTGGGCCCTGGCTGGCCGGTGAACTGGTCCTGGCAGACGTAGCGAGGAGGCTTCGACGACTTCACCCGCTTGCAATCCTTGCACGCGGCGGCGCACTTCTTCACCTTGTCGTTGCAGCGGCAGATCGGCGGGATCGACCTGGTGCAGGTGGTGTTGGTGCAGCAATCTCCCCACGGCCGCGGCGTGCAGAAGGGACCCGGGTCGGCGCCCCAGTAGACGTCGCTGCAGATGAGCGGGCCCGGGAATGGCCCCGGCGCCTCCTGGCACACCTCGCACTGTGCCACGCACTTGCTGGGCTCCAGCTCGTCGTTGCAGCGCCACTGCGGCGGGTTGGTCTTCGTCGGCAGCCGCTCGATGTTGTCGCAGCACTTCCACGGCTTCTTCTTCGTCGGCGCCTGCTGTGCTGATCCTCCGTCGGTCGGGAGGCGTatggtgttggtggtggtgtcGTCGTCCGCCGtgccgagggcggcggcggtgaggccggcgaggaggaggaagagaagggtgGAAGTAGTCATGGCGGTCTTCATCTTCTTCGAGTAGTAGCTTAGTTGGTCTCGAACTCTCGATGATATGTGGTGTTATTTATGGAGACCAAATAAGATAAGCTAACCCCATCACCTAACTGACTTTAATTGTGTGGATAAGAGCACGTGGCAGCACGTTCTCGTAGAGAGAGGAATTAACAAGCAACTTAACACTCCTAGCTACTATTCCTTATTATTCCTTTGGTCCATGGAAAAATGATAATGCATATCTTGTGGTATGAAAGATGGAGATTATATGAGGAGGATGGCTCAACCTCAACGTCAGAATATATCAACAAGATGTGCATGCAATGCACAAGATCGACATAGTTTTGTTTCTTTCTGACCCGTTTCTTCGTTCGGACTATAGGTGTACAAGACAGGGACATGCGTGATTGTATGGTTCCCATTTCCATCACATGATCACGACCGTTCATACGATGCAATATATCCACGCACCTAATTAATCTAAATCGTGACTACACGTACGGTTAGCCGCGTGGCAAGTCGCTGATGAATGGGCAGCTAGCCAAGCAAGCAGAGTCAGAGAGCAGGTATTGAATTGAACAAATGAATTCTAATACATACATCATTTTCCATCGATGAGTTTCAACTCCATCTAAAATAAGAGTGAAACTAAATAAAGCACTCTTACAAAATAAACTAAAGAGGGTCTTTTCAGAGacatcttataaaaaaaataaactagagagagTGAAGCTAGGTTTATGCATACATATCTCTACCAAACAGCCATTACATATTGATGTAgtcctgttcttttctccaacaagagttggatgaagattaagattttcgtggcacgcttttcaaattactaaacggtgcgtttcgtgcgaaaactttctatatgaaagttactctaaaatatcatattaatctaattttcaagtttgtaataattgaaactcaatcaatcatacgttaataccacctcattttacgtaaaaaacttaatctttatcttcatcttcattttcataAGAAAAGAACCCCACCGTCAGTACAGCCCAGCGCAAAATCCATGGGCTCATACCGTCAATACAGCCCAGCGCACGCTAGATCGCTACCAGTACTAAGCGATCCTCCTGTTGGGCCACGTACAACCGTCAGATCAATAGGAGTAGTAAACAAGGAAGGGTCCAGATCGCACCGAAACGAGAGGCGGAGTGATGTTTTTACCCAAAAAAACCCTTGGATTAACACGTTTTACCCCGCAAAATCATCAAtcaccgcctccttcctcctccgtcgtcgtcggcgacgactcgtcgttgtcgtcgccgccgccgtcctcccccaTCGTGCTCTGCTCGGATCGACTGGGGAGGgggtccaccgccgccggcattCCGGGAGCAGGAAATTTTCTCAACGAGGGTTCATGAccgcagcagctagctagcctcgTCGCTCATCCACAAGACTAGGAAACCAGAGGGCCTCGAGGTGGCGGCAGTGGCGACTAATCCCCACCCCACAGCGCCTAGGGTTTTGATGTACGGCCACACCCAACCTCGATTGGGAAACCTCCTTATTCTATACTCTCCTCCATTGGACTATTGGAGTGATCTCGCGGGGTGCCTTTGCCCGATTTTAGTGTTTAGGGTTTATGCGCCGCGCCGAGCTTTATGCTCGATTGAATTCCAGTTGATTGGTCTCCTTTGTCAAATTAGCTAGCATAGGCGACTCTTAACCCACGATACTATCAAGGCACACTTGCATTGGGAAGGAATTGAAGGAAAAGGTTATCAAAACAACACAAACATTCTCGTTCTATAcatgtggggggggggggaaatagCAGAAGGCGAGTGCAAATTTTATTGTTCGGTGCAAAATATGAAACCGAATTGTACGTGATGTGAATTACATAGTTCCTTCTCACATCACATTGGTTCACATCCAAAGAACAGTATCAGTTCTAATATTTTCGAAATGTTGTGGTAAGATTCTATAGTACTTGTGCTAGCCTATAACTTGGAACTATTGGTTTCGAACAGGCTAACTTGGAACTGGAATggatttctctcttttcctttaccCATCGTTTTGGATTCCTGGTACCACTTTGTGAAACTATGAATTATAAAAGAGCATATGCATAGTCTCTGTTATTACTTTGTGATAGTATCACAACACACATTGTATCAAGGAATTGGTAGTCATGCAGGAGTAAAATATCTTAAATGACTCTGCTATCATACTGTAGCTTCTCCTATGTCTTGTTCATGATCTCGGGGGTAGTATGCTAAATTTCACTACCTACGCAAAGTTCTTTTTGTTTAGGGTCTAGATTCAGGGATCATACAAACCAAAATGTACTAATTTTACTTAACAAAAGGGTCAAATTTCTCATGGAAAATATGCTGCACACCTTGCTGCTGataaatcatttatatttatCTTTGCTGCGAGCCTGTCTCATCTGCAAGGGTCACTGCACAATGTTCTGTGCATGGCCGCTAGGCAATTGCCACAATCACTTATACAAATGAACTTAGTTAAGGGATTTGTGGTAATTAGCTACCTCAAAGAATTATGTGATCCATTATTGTTAGTAATCCAATCTTATTCTCTGTATATTTACATATTTTTAGATTCCAGCAATTCTGTATGTGACCTTTTGAAAAGGTTACTGTAATACCCCCTATCTATCAAATTTGTCAGTACAATTTGTGAGACAAATGTGACTAAACTGTTATAATATGTAGGTTGCACTTGCAATGGTGAGCGTGTCAATGGGACATAATGCTGACAAGAAGCAGGTTGTCACAATTGGCATGGACGTCTTGGACTGCCCTGTCTGCTTTGAACCCTTCAAGCCTCCGATTTTCCAGGTACATGAATCGCATATATAAGAGCATCTAGTTTATTTCTAAAGATAACCAGATTGGCAAAATCTGGTCTTGTTTTCCTAGAAAACTTCTGTCCATATGTGAAAGTAGTTATGTGGTAGTGCCTCTGCTACTCTTGCATGAGGACATGTTCTGTTTTTGTTCGACTTAATGTTGTTTCTGTCAAATTAAGTCTAGTCTCTCACGAGTACTTATTAATCGTTGCATGAGGACATGTTCTGTTTTTGTTCGACTTAATGTTGTTTCTGTTGAATTAAGTCTAGTCTCTCACGAGTACTTATTAATCGTTTTGATACCGCAGTGTTCTGTGGGGCATTTCATCTGCTCCTCTTGCTGCAACAAGCTGAATAAGTGCCCTGGGTGCTCAAGAACCTCCTTTGAACACTGCTTGGGCATGGAGCGCATTGTCGAATCCGCAGTGGTTCCTTGCACCTACGCCGAGCATGGATGCACCAACAAGATGTCACGCCCTGAACTAGCCCTGAAcagaactagcccgtgacgctccaaattaacctgttaatcgatactaGTCCCAGGAAACaatgctggtatcacaggaagacagaatatcacaacaacagaggtctctttattacagagtaggagtacagtcatgttgggctgcggacagatcccgagctcacaactgcattacaaaagggaaagcggaagccaagacttggaccaaacatcacaggcgcgacttgggaactaggccgaaaccctaaaactcatcgtaaccgacttgctcctagaagaactcctcgtcagcgagatccacatcatcttcttcagcaactgggggggttatttatatagagcaaggatgagtacaggagtacttagcaagccatgggaatttaagtgtttaatgtaggcttcaaggaaaggctgttgtttttgcaattgattttatttaaactcctttttgaaacaactaagtgagtgcttctcaaacgacatggatgagacagtgcgtcacgcccggtcggagtatgtgcaatgtatcagtctttgaattgattcaaggttggcacccggccaacaactttcaaacggccacccgggcctggctgatcccatcagccggcgattttccaaacatcgaacccattccacagcagcaatttcacaaagcagtagtcaaacaaaactacgctaggaatcacctcacatccgcctatgaccgtgggcacggctgttcgaacagtttaataacctctgcagagggggtacactttacccacacgacattactaacccggaccatccagcccgtgcagaacggccacatatagagaccttaaggctttcatgacaaggcatttcgaaagccgaca encodes the following:
- the LOC9267088 gene encoding Bowman-Birk type bran trypsin inhibitor-like is translated as MKTAMTTSTLLFLLLAGLTAAALGTADDDTTTNTIRLPTDGGSAQQAPTKKKPWKCCDNIERLPTKTNPPQWRCNDELEPSKCVAQCEVCQEAPGPFPGPLICSDVYWGADPGPFCTPRPWGDCCTNTTCTRSIPPICRCNDKVKKCAAACKDCKRVKSSKPPRYVCQDQFTGQPGPKCKHSCEN
- the LOC107277069 gene encoding Bowman-Birk type bran trypsin inhibitor-like, with the protein product MNSGNMATSSILFFFLLGGLTVAVAAHGTANDDTNTIRLPSDGAKSPKMPTEKRPWKCCDDIEEQPASIFPPFWRCNDELEPSQCAAQCEVCQDQEASPGRLICGDVYWGADPGPFCTPRPWGDCCDMDICSRSLPPICRCADEVESCAAACKDCQQLESSSSSSEPPRYVCHDWFRGEPGPSCTPDEHK
- the LOC107278743 gene encoding putative E3 ubiquitin-protein ligase SINA-like 6; protein product: MAARQLPQSLIQMNLVKGFVVALAMVSVSMGHNADKKQVVTIGMDVLDCPVCFEPFKPPIFQCSVGHFICSSCCNKLNKCPGCSRTSFEHCLGMERIVESAVVPCTYAEHGCTNKMSRPELALNRTSP